ATGTCCGGCACCGTCATCAGCTGCGGCGCGTTGAACTTCAACGGATCCTTCGCCAGCTTCGGGGCCAGCTCCTTGAGCTGGTCCAGGGTGGCCAGCGAACCACGGGAAATGGTGGCGCGACCCAACTTCGGCTCCGGGCTGATCGCGTCGAACCACGCAGAAGAATAGGTGTAGTTGTGCTCCGAACCGTCCGAGTGGAACGCGACGGTCTCCTCGAGGTTCTCCGTACGGTCGGTGTCCGAGATGAAGTACGCGGTCTCCGTCTTGGTCATCCGGATCGTGGCCCGCAGGATGATGCCGGTCAGGCCCATACCGCCGACCGTCGCCCAGAACAGCGTGCCGTCCGGGTCATCTGCGGAGCCCTCCGGCTCCAGGTGCAGGACCCGACCGTCGGCCACCAGCAGTTCCATGGAGGTCACGTGGTTGCCGAAGGAACCGGCGGAGTGGTGGTTCTTGCCGTGGATATCCGGGCCGATCGCTCCACCGATGGTCACCTGACGGGTGCCCGGAAGGACCGGAACCCAGAGGCCGTAGGGGAGCGCAGCCTTCATCAGCTGGTCGAGGGTCACACCGCCGTCGACGTCGACGATGGCGGAATCCGGGTCGATCGAGTGAATCTTGTTCAGCGGCTGAATATCGACGACCAGGCCGCCGGCATTCTGCGCCGGGTCGCCGTAGGAGCGTCCCATGCCGCGTGCGATGACGCCGCGGCGGAGGTGGGCGGGCTTGTCGGCGTTGTCGTCGGCGACCTGCGCCACGGCCGCGATGATCTTCTCGACGTCAGGCGTAGCCAGGACGTGCGCCGTGGATGGAGCCGTACGGCCCCATCCGGTGAGGGACTGGGTGGTGGTCTGAAGTTCCATCTTCCGAATTCTTCTTTCGACAGGAATGATGAGCGGAACCCAGCGTAGCGGTGCGTCCCGACATCAGAGGCCCGGAAGCAGGGAATTTCTCATTGGTGCGACCAATTTCACAAATAGGCAGCGGGTGGAACTGGCGGGGTGGGGCCTGGTGGAACTCCGGAAAATTCCAGGCCGGCGCGATTTTCTCAACCAGCCGGGGGTGGCCGGGGGTGACTGGGTGACTGGGT
This sequence is a window from Corynebacterium comes. Protein-coding genes within it:
- a CDS encoding FAD-binding oxidoreductase codes for the protein MELQTTTQSLTGWGRTAPSTAHVLATPDVEKIIAAVAQVADDNADKPAHLRRGVIARGMGRSYGDPAQNAGGLVVDIQPLNKIHSIDPDSAIVDVDGGVTLDQLMKAALPYGLWVPVLPGTRQVTIGGAIGPDIHGKNHHSAGSFGNHVTSMELLVADGRVLHLEPEGSADDPDGTLFWATVGGMGLTGIILRATIRMTKTETAYFISDTDRTENLEETVAFHSDGSEHNYTYSSAWFDAISPEPKLGRATISRGSLATLDQLKELAPKLAKDPLKFNAPQLMTVPDIFPSWTMNKLTMNAIGQAYFMMGSPARNQIKNLTQFYQPLDLIGEWNRGYGSAGFLQYQFVVPMDAVEPFKEIIRDIQRSGHYSALNVFKLFGPGNRAPLSYPMPGWNVCVDFPIRPGLNEFLDDLDRRVMEFGGRLYLAKESRTSAENFHQMYPGMEGWLKTRNEIDPTGVFASDMSRRLELN